In Thalassospira sp. ER-Se-21-Dark, one genomic interval encodes:
- the thpR gene encoding RNA 2',3'-cyclic phosphodiesterase, producing MRLFVGVEIPHDIATDLYPLGRAIKGLDAQTPENMHITLKFIGNVDPGLAGEIDQALSQVAFEPFDLQVSGLDMFASNRKVRIFWAGVKDEPALRTLANRVENALLALEECPDMDMRKFTPHITLGRNRDAARAVVEQAIVDHGDVSSRVFTVDRFCLYESHATADGPEFRVIAAYDGKDGPLPEPDLSEAFATEDFQ from the coding sequence ATGCGTTTGTTTGTTGGTGTGGAAATTCCCCACGATATTGCGACCGACCTTTATCCGCTGGGGCGTGCGATCAAGGGGCTTGATGCCCAGACCCCGGAAAACATGCACATCACCCTGAAATTCATCGGCAATGTCGATCCGGGTCTGGCGGGTGAGATTGATCAGGCCTTGTCACAAGTGGCGTTCGAGCCCTTTGATCTGCAGGTATCGGGCCTTGATATGTTTGCCTCAAACCGCAAGGTTCGCATTTTCTGGGCCGGGGTAAAGGATGAACCGGCTCTGCGTACACTTGCCAATCGGGTGGAAAATGCGCTTCTGGCGCTGGAAGAATGCCCGGATATGGATATGCGCAAATTCACCCCGCATATTACGTTGGGGCGTAACCGTGACGCTGCGCGTGCCGTCGTCGAACAGGCGATTGTCGATCATGGCGATGTGTCATCACGGGTGTTCACCGTTGATCGTTTCTGTTTGTATGAAAGCCACGCAACGGCGGATGGTCCGGAATTTCGCGTGATTGCCGCCTATGACGGCAAGGATGGGCCGCTTCCTGAGCCAGACCTCTCAGAGGCCTTCGCAACAGAGGATTTTCAATGA
- a CDS encoding pirin family protein, whose product MVKLIFGKESDLGGISVRRVLPHRDVRSVGPFVFFDHMGPVEFQPGQGIDVPPHPHTCLATVTYLFKGAILHRDSLGSDLEITPGDLNWMSAGRGITHSERETDAVRNSVHELDGLQLWVALPDEAEESDPAFYHVAKNDLPVIEDAGLHMRLIAGEAFGKTAPVPVKSKLYYLDVEMDEGAQLLLPGENQEGAIYVVSGTLLIDGESYKPESFIYVAPEEIPDIVAKTGCRVMLLGGLPVGRRYIWWNFVASTKERIEAAKSDWAAGKFPQIDGEDDALPLPERSTG is encoded by the coding sequence ATGGTTAAGCTGATCTTTGGCAAGGAATCCGATCTGGGGGGTATCTCCGTGCGTCGCGTTTTACCCCATCGCGATGTGCGTTCCGTCGGTCCGTTCGTGTTTTTCGATCATATGGGGCCGGTCGAATTCCAACCCGGTCAGGGCATCGATGTGCCGCCGCATCCTCATACGTGTCTCGCGACCGTGACCTATCTGTTCAAGGGTGCGATCCTCCATCGTGACAGTCTGGGCAGTGATCTTGAAATCACACCGGGCGATCTCAACTGGATGAGTGCCGGGCGCGGCATTACCCATTCCGAACGCGAAACCGATGCGGTCCGCAATTCCGTTCATGAACTCGATGGCCTGCAGCTATGGGTCGCGCTGCCAGACGAGGCAGAGGAATCAGATCCCGCCTTTTATCACGTTGCCAAAAATGACCTGCCCGTGATCGAGGATGCCGGGCTTCACATGCGCCTGATCGCCGGTGAGGCCTTTGGCAAAACCGCCCCCGTGCCGGTCAAATCCAAGCTTTATTACCTTGATGTCGAAATGGACGAAGGCGCGCAGCTTCTTCTGCCCGGCGAAAATCAGGAAGGGGCGATTTATGTTGTGTCCGGTACGCTACTGATTGACGGCGAAAGCTATAAGCCTGAAAGCTTTATCTATGTCGCACCCGAAGAAATCCCCGATATCGTTGCCAAAACTGGTTGCCGGGTGATGCTGCTGGGCGGCCTGCCGGTTGGCCGGCGCTATATCTGGTGGAACTTTGTCGCCAGCACAAAGGAACGGATCGAGGCGGCCAAATCCGATTGGGCGGCGGGAAAGTTCCCGCAGATTGATGGCGAAGATGACGCCTTGCCGCTGCCTGAACGTTCGACCGGCTAA